One genomic window of Streptomyces sp. NBC_01276 includes the following:
- a CDS encoding GNAT family N-acetyltransferase translates to MYELKTERLVLRGWRESDIGPWAAMNADPEVRRYFSRVLTPEESAASAARFQAALEERGWGWWAVEVVATGEFIGLAGLDPVDEGMPFTGVEAGWRLARSAWGQGFATEAGLAAVSFGLDTLALPEVLAVTAATNLPSQAVMRRIGMTYDPAGDFDDPDVPEGPLRRNVLYRLAGAPR, encoded by the coding sequence ATGTACGAGTTGAAGACCGAGCGTCTGGTGCTGCGTGGGTGGCGGGAGTCCGACATCGGGCCCTGGGCGGCGATGAACGCCGACCCGGAGGTCCGCAGGTACTTCTCCAGGGTGCTCACGCCCGAGGAGAGCGCGGCGTCCGCCGCCCGCTTCCAGGCGGCCCTGGAAGAGCGGGGCTGGGGCTGGTGGGCCGTCGAGGTCGTGGCCACCGGTGAGTTCATCGGACTCGCCGGGCTGGACCCCGTCGACGAGGGCATGCCCTTCACCGGGGTGGAGGCCGGCTGGCGGCTGGCCCGTTCCGCCTGGGGGCAGGGGTTCGCCACCGAAGCCGGCCTGGCCGCCGTGTCCTTCGGGCTGGACACCCTCGCCCTGCCGGAGGTCCTCGCGGTGACGGCGGCCACCAACCTCCCCTCGCAGGCGGTGATGCGGCGCATCGGGATGACGTACGACCCGGCCGGGGACTTCGACGACCCCGACGTCCCCGAGGGCCCGCTGCGCCGCAACGTGCTCTACCGGCTGGCCGGCGCCCCCCGGTAG
- a CDS encoding HEAT repeat domain-containing protein has protein sequence MFEPVIAPSGTLLGLLQRGRGDGTLHALAAPRSEALAALDQCVLRDPRQDWQVENRSLYYARLYLDLDGPLGAIEAHLFSPDDLVDEEDHRTGLALSVLGHLASYGRDDAIALLRRYAASGANWAWALDELALRDDDEGLRSLADPVLARFPSTPEGEARLAVAVRDAYEPRPWCLWEESPLYGERLRAARQQGSFDRWQRQLTPSGPRPGWGVQAVFDWAADGLRRGTPLHVPAARCLAAVAAPEDRPAILAAAAGADGEAARATALHHLVLAEPENPAVLDLIEAAGDEPAVAAYERMCGPGALDRARLWVHRPDALGAAAAALLAARGGADDAGLVLGALRSTVRGSGPDTVRLFALVDGAGRLSIGCAAPVLRHVYRETASSHLRGRAARALASTDPTFAAGFAVECLWDCEETTREVAARHAETADARVAPRLRRLAADPAEEEDVQSAVRSRIAPESAV, from the coding sequence ATGTTCGAACCAGTCATAGCGCCAAGCGGCACCCTGCTCGGTCTCCTCCAGCGGGGCCGCGGCGACGGCACGCTGCACGCGCTCGCGGCGCCCCGGTCCGAGGCCCTCGCGGCCCTGGACCAGTGCGTGCTCCGCGACCCGCGCCAGGACTGGCAGGTCGAGAACCGCTCCCTGTACTACGCCCGCCTGTACCTGGACCTCGACGGCCCCCTCGGCGCGATCGAGGCCCACCTCTTCAGCCCCGACGACCTCGTCGACGAAGAGGACCACCGCACCGGCCTCGCCCTGTCCGTCCTCGGCCACCTGGCCTCGTACGGCCGCGACGACGCGATCGCGCTGCTGCGCCGCTACGCCGCCTCCGGCGCCAACTGGGCGTGGGCCCTGGACGAGCTCGCCCTGCGCGACGACGACGAGGGGCTGCGCTCCCTCGCCGACCCCGTCCTCGCCCGGTTCCCCTCCACCCCCGAGGGCGAAGCCCGGCTCGCAGTCGCCGTCCGCGACGCCTACGAGCCCCGCCCGTGGTGCCTGTGGGAGGAGTCCCCGCTGTACGGGGAGCGCCTGCGCGCCGCCCGCCAGCAGGGCTCCTTCGACCGCTGGCAGCGCCAGCTGACCCCGAGCGGGCCCCGCCCCGGCTGGGGCGTACAGGCCGTCTTCGACTGGGCCGCCGACGGCTTGCGCCGCGGTACCCCGTTGCACGTGCCCGCCGCGCGCTGCCTCGCCGCCGTGGCCGCGCCCGAGGACCGCCCCGCCATCCTCGCGGCCGCCGCCGGAGCCGACGGCGAGGCCGCCCGCGCCACCGCCCTGCACCACCTGGTCCTCGCCGAACCGGAGAACCCGGCCGTCCTGGACCTCATCGAAGCCGCGGGGGACGAGCCCGCCGTGGCCGCCTACGAGCGCATGTGCGGCCCCGGCGCCCTCGACCGGGCCCGGCTCTGGGTCCACCGCCCCGACGCCCTCGGAGCGGCCGCCGCGGCCCTCCTGGCCGCCCGCGGCGGAGCCGACGACGCCGGTCTCGTCCTCGGAGCCCTGCGCTCGACCGTGCGGGGCTCGGGCCCCGACACCGTCCGGTTGTTCGCCCTCGTCGACGGCGCGGGCCGGCTCTCCATCGGCTGCGCGGCTCCGGTACTGCGGCACGTCTACCGCGAGACGGCCTCCTCCCACCTGCGCGGGCGCGCCGCCCGCGCCCTGGCCAGCACGGACCCGACCTTCGCGGCCGGCTTCGCGGTCGAGTGCCTCTGGGACTGCGAGGAGACCACCCGCGAGGTGGCCGCCCGCCACGCGGAGACGGCCGACGCCCGCGTCGCCCCCCGCCTGCGCCGCCTCGCGGCGGACCCGGCGGAGGAAGAGGACGTCCAGTCGGCGGTCCGCAGCCGCATCGCCCCGGAGTCGGCGGTGTAG
- a CDS encoding MFS transporter, with product MTERTETQAESGEDDGRAAAARRREQHGWYFYDFACSVYSTSVLTVFLGPYLTAVAKAAADAEGYVHPLGIPVRAGAYFAYAVSASVIVAVLIMPLVGAVADRTGRKKPLLAAAAYTGATATAGMFFLGGDRYLLGGLLLVVANASLSLSMVLYNAYLPQISTPDERDTVSSRGWAFGYTSGALVLVLNLVLFQGHDSFGLSEGTAVRICLASAGLWWGAFTVIPLRRLRDRTVVRETGAGPAVSGWRQLVTTLKDMRRYPLTLSFLLAYLIYNDGVQTVISQASVYGSEELELEQSTLIVAVLLVQVLAVAGALAMGRLAVSYGAKRTILGSLAAWALTLAAGYFLPARTPVWFFALAAMIGLVLGGSQALSRSLFSHLVPAGKEAEYFSAYEMSDRGLSWVGPLVFGLTYQLTGSYRDAIISLAVFFALGFVLLARVPVRRAVEAAGNPVPLRV from the coding sequence ATGACCGAGCGGACGGAAACGCAAGCGGAATCCGGCGAGGACGACGGCAGAGCCGCCGCCGCGCGCCGGCGGGAACAGCACGGCTGGTACTTCTACGACTTCGCCTGCTCGGTGTACTCGACGAGCGTGCTCACGGTGTTCCTCGGTCCGTACCTGACCGCCGTGGCCAAGGCCGCGGCGGACGCCGAGGGCTACGTCCACCCACTGGGGATCCCGGTCCGGGCCGGGGCCTACTTCGCCTACGCCGTGTCGGCCTCGGTGATCGTGGCGGTGCTGATCATGCCGCTCGTCGGGGCCGTGGCGGACCGGACGGGCCGCAAGAAGCCGCTGCTGGCGGCGGCCGCGTACACGGGGGCCACGGCGACGGCCGGGATGTTCTTCCTCGGCGGCGACCGCTACCTGCTGGGCGGGCTGCTGCTGGTCGTGGCGAACGCCTCGCTCTCGCTGTCGATGGTGCTCTACAACGCCTATCTGCCGCAGATCTCCACCCCGGACGAGCGGGACACCGTCTCCTCGCGCGGCTGGGCCTTCGGCTACACCTCGGGCGCGCTGGTGCTGGTGCTGAACCTGGTGCTGTTCCAGGGCCACGACTCCTTCGGGCTCTCCGAGGGCACGGCCGTCCGGATCTGCCTGGCGTCCGCGGGGCTGTGGTGGGGCGCCTTCACGGTGATCCCGCTGCGCCGGCTCCGGGACCGGACGGTGGTGCGGGAGACGGGCGCGGGTCCGGCCGTCAGCGGGTGGAGGCAGCTGGTGACGACCTTGAAGGACATGCGGCGCTATCCGCTGACGCTGTCCTTCCTGCTGGCGTACCTGATCTACAACGACGGCGTGCAGACCGTGATCTCCCAGGCGTCGGTGTACGGCTCGGAGGAGCTGGAGCTGGAGCAGTCCACGCTGATCGTGGCGGTGCTGCTGGTCCAGGTGCTGGCGGTGGCCGGCGCGCTGGCGATGGGCCGGCTGGCCGTCTCGTACGGGGCGAAGCGGACGATCCTCGGCTCGCTGGCCGCCTGGGCCCTCACGCTCGCGGCGGGATACTTCCTGCCGGCCCGGACGCCGGTGTGGTTCTTCGCCCTCGCCGCGATGATCGGGCTGGTGCTGGGCGGCAGTCAGGCGCTGTCGCGCTCCCTGTTCTCGCACCTGGTGCCGGCGGGCAAGGAGGCCGAGTACTTCTCCGCCTACGAGATGAGCGACCGCGGGCTGAGCTGGGTGGGACCCCTGGTCTTCGGCCTGACGTACCAGCTCACCGGCAGCTACCGGGACGCGATCATCTCGTTGGCGGTCTTCTTCGCACTGGGTTTCGTGCTGCTCGCGCGGGTGCCGGTGCGGCGCGCGGTGGAGGCGGCGGGGAATCCTGTTCCCCTGCGCGTCTGA
- a CDS encoding glycerophosphodiester phosphodiesterase family protein: MTHVRLRHPYLDHPAPIPFAHRGGAADGLENTAAAFRRAAAAGYRYFETDVHATADGKLVAFHDATLDRVTDGQGRIRELPWSRVREVRVAGTEPLPLFEELLEEFPEARWNVDVKDESALHPLVNLVARAGVWDRVCVGSFSESRVARAQRIAGPRLATSYGVRGVVGLRLRSFAIPAALRVGAVAAQVPETQAGIRVVDRRFVRTAHERGLQVHVWTVNEPERMESLLDLGVDGIMTDRIDILRTVLDRRGAWA, from the coding sequence GTGACTCACGTACGCCTGCGCCATCCGTATCTGGACCACCCCGCTCCGATTCCCTTCGCCCACCGCGGCGGGGCGGCGGACGGGCTGGAGAACACCGCCGCCGCCTTCCGCCGGGCGGCCGCCGCCGGGTACCGGTACTTCGAGACCGACGTGCACGCGACGGCGGACGGGAAGCTCGTGGCCTTCCACGACGCGACCCTGGACCGGGTCACCGACGGGCAGGGCCGGATCCGCGAGCTGCCCTGGAGCCGGGTGCGCGAGGTGCGGGTGGCGGGGACCGAGCCGCTGCCGCTGTTCGAGGAGCTGCTGGAGGAGTTCCCCGAGGCCCGCTGGAACGTGGACGTCAAGGACGAGTCGGCCCTGCACCCGCTGGTGAACCTGGTCGCGCGGGCCGGCGTCTGGGACCGGGTGTGCGTGGGGTCCTTCTCGGAGAGCCGCGTGGCCCGGGCACAGAGGATCGCCGGTCCGCGGCTCGCCACCTCGTACGGGGTGCGCGGGGTGGTGGGGCTGCGGCTGCGCTCGTTCGCGATCCCGGCGGCGCTGCGCGTGGGCGCGGTGGCGGCGCAGGTGCCCGAGACGCAGGCGGGCATCCGGGTGGTCGACCGGCGCTTCGTACGGACCGCGCACGAACGGGGACTCCAGGTGCACGTCTGGACCGTGAACGAACCGGAACGCATGGAGTCTCTGCTGGACCTGGGTGTCGATGGCATCATGACCGACCGGATCGACATCTTGCGGACGGTGCTGGACCGGCGCGGGGCCTGGGCCTGA
- a CDS encoding DUF2867 domain-containing protein, protein MTKAVRRNAVPVVQAAGTSLGAYDHVDAVAVDLPPGTNAEGFARLLLSNPPRWTGRLMAVRDKLVAPFGLRVQERAAQDTRIEPGARKGPFTVLEVGEDEILCGDDDKHLAFRASFAVRPRPDGSGLEGVCTTVVRFNKPVGRLYFRLIEPFHRLIVASMLARTAS, encoded by the coding sequence ATGACCAAGGCAGTTCGCAGGAATGCGGTACCCGTGGTGCAGGCGGCAGGCACGAGTCTCGGGGCGTACGACCATGTCGACGCGGTGGCCGTCGACCTTCCGCCGGGCACGAACGCCGAAGGCTTCGCCCGGTTGTTGCTGTCGAACCCTCCACGGTGGACGGGCCGGTTGATGGCCGTGCGCGACAAGCTGGTCGCCCCCTTCGGCCTGCGGGTACAGGAGCGGGCGGCACAGGACACCCGCATCGAGCCGGGAGCCAGGAAGGGACCCTTCACGGTCCTGGAGGTTGGCGAGGACGAGATCCTCTGCGGGGACGACGACAAGCACCTGGCCTTCCGTGCCTCGTTCGCGGTGCGGCCCAGGCCCGATGGATCGGGCCTGGAAGGCGTCTGCACCACGGTCGTCCGTTTCAACAAGCCGGTCGGCCGCCTCTACTTCAGGCTCATCGAGCCCTTCCACCGCCTCATCGTCGCCTCCATGCTCGCCCGGACAGCTTCCTAG
- a CDS encoding ankyrin repeat domain-containing protein produces MSSTDENAANAANAANADGAAQAADAAGVPDADVIELATKIFDLARQGETGTLTAYLDAGVPANLTNDRGDTLVMLAAYHGHADAVTVLLARGAEADRANDRGQTPLAGAVFKGEEAVIRALLAGGADPNAGTPSAVDTARMFAKADLLELFGAR; encoded by the coding sequence ATGAGCAGCACCGACGAGAACGCGGCCAATGCGGCCAATGCGGCCAACGCGGACGGCGCGGCGCAGGCGGCCGACGCGGCCGGCGTTCCCGACGCGGACGTCATCGAGCTGGCCACCAAGATCTTCGACCTCGCCCGCCAGGGCGAGACCGGGACGCTGACCGCCTACCTCGACGCCGGGGTGCCCGCGAACCTCACCAACGACCGCGGGGACACCCTCGTGATGCTCGCCGCCTACCACGGCCACGCCGACGCCGTCACGGTCCTGCTGGCCCGCGGCGCCGAGGCCGACCGCGCCAACGACCGCGGCCAGACCCCGCTCGCCGGAGCGGTCTTCAAGGGCGAGGAGGCGGTCATCCGCGCGCTGCTCGCCGGCGGGGCCGACCCGAACGCCGGAACCCCCTCCGCCGTGGACACCGCCCGCATGTTCGCCAAGGCCGACCTGCTGGAACTCTTCGGAGCGCGGTAA
- a CDS encoding PLP-dependent aminotransferase family protein has translation MAQWTSAVGAAQLARLITSQQDRPGPPGTRKSPAYRTLADGIRLLVLEGRVPVAARLPAERELAVALSLSRTTVAAAYEALRGEGFLESRRGAGSWTSVPAGNPLPARGLEPLPPESLGSMIDLGCAALPAPEPWLTKAVQGALEELPPYAHTHGDYPAGLPALRRMLADRYTERGIPTMPEQIMVTTGAMGAIDAICSLFAGRGERIAVESPSYANILQLMRAAGVRLVPVAMADGLSGWDMDVWRQVLRDAAPRLAYVVADFHNPTGALASEDQRRAMVEAARSAGTVLIADETMAELRLDADLEMPRPVCSFDPAGSTVITVGSASKAFWAGMRIGWVRAAPDVIRSLVAARAYADLGTPVLEQLAVNWLMRTGGWEEAVGIRREQARDNRDALVAAVRRELPEWEFEVPRGGLTLWARAGGLSGSRLAEVGERVGVRVPSGPRFGVDGAFEGYVRLPFTVGGPVAEEAAARLAAAARLVGTGAGGSGAEPPRTFVA, from the coding sequence ATGGCTCAGTGGACCTCAGCGGTCGGTGCCGCACAGCTCGCCCGCCTCATCACCTCGCAGCAGGACCGCCCCGGCCCGCCCGGTACCCGCAAGTCACCCGCCTACCGCACCCTGGCCGACGGCATCCGGCTGCTCGTCCTCGAAGGCCGCGTCCCCGTGGCCGCCCGGCTGCCCGCCGAGCGCGAACTGGCCGTCGCCCTCTCCCTCAGCCGCACCACCGTCGCCGCCGCCTACGAGGCCCTGCGCGGGGAGGGCTTCCTGGAATCCCGCCGGGGCGCCGGAAGCTGGACCTCCGTACCGGCCGGGAACCCGCTCCCCGCCCGGGGCCTGGAACCGCTCCCGCCCGAATCCCTCGGCTCGATGATCGACCTCGGCTGCGCGGCCCTCCCGGCCCCCGAGCCCTGGCTCACCAAGGCCGTCCAGGGCGCCCTGGAGGAACTCCCGCCCTACGCGCACACCCACGGCGACTACCCGGCCGGACTGCCCGCGCTGCGCCGGATGCTCGCCGACCGCTACACCGAACGCGGCATCCCGACCATGCCCGAGCAGATCATGGTCACCACCGGAGCGATGGGCGCCATCGACGCCATCTGCAGCCTCTTCGCGGGCCGGGGCGAGCGGATCGCCGTCGAATCCCCCTCCTACGCCAACATCCTCCAGCTCATGCGCGCCGCCGGGGTGCGCCTGGTGCCCGTGGCCATGGCGGACGGCCTCAGCGGCTGGGACATGGACGTCTGGCGGCAGGTGCTGCGCGACGCCGCGCCGCGCCTGGCCTACGTCGTCGCCGACTTCCACAACCCCACCGGCGCGCTGGCCTCCGAGGACCAGCGCCGGGCCATGGTCGAGGCCGCCCGTTCCGCCGGCACCGTGCTCATCGCCGACGAGACGATGGCGGAACTCCGGCTGGACGCGGACCTGGAGATGCCGCGCCCGGTCTGCTCCTTCGACCCCGCCGGCTCCACCGTGATCACCGTCGGCTCCGCCAGCAAGGCCTTCTGGGCCGGCATGCGGATCGGCTGGGTCCGCGCGGCCCCGGACGTGATCCGCAGCCTCGTCGCCGCGCGCGCCTACGCCGACCTCGGCACGCCGGTGCTGGAGCAGCTCGCCGTGAACTGGCTGATGCGGACCGGCGGCTGGGAGGAGGCCGTCGGGATCCGCCGGGAGCAGGCCCGGGACAACCGGGACGCGCTCGTGGCCGCGGTCCGCCGGGAGCTGCCGGAGTGGGAGTTCGAGGTACCGCGCGGCGGCCTGACCCTGTGGGCCCGTGCGGGCGGCCTGTCCGGCTCCCGGCTGGCCGAGGTGGGGGAGCGGGTGGGGGTCCGCGTCCCCTCCGGTCCCCGGTTCGGGGTGGACGGGGCCTTCGAGGGATACGTACGGCTGCCGTTCACCGTGGGCGGCCCGGTGGCCGAGGAGGCCGCCGCCCGGCTCGCCGCGGCCGCCCGGCTGGTCGGCACCGGAGCGGGCGGCAGCGGCGCGGAGCCCCCGCGCACGTTCGTCGCGTAG